TTGGACACAAAAAGGGAAGAAGCAACGAAAGAACCTGCGCAGGGAAACGAAGCGCCATTGAGAAGAGAGTATCCGAACCAAGACCAACGGCATAGAAGGAAGCGGTGCCGGTGGGGTTGAAGCTGGCCCCACCAAGAACATTGCCAATGATGGTGAAAAGAAAAACGAGAACAAAAACGAGGGTGGTGGTGACAAGAAAAGAAGGGTAAGGGAACCCGTTGTAGGTTATGTGTTGAAGGTTAAGTGCATTGGTTATGTACCCTGAAGCAATTCCCAACACAGAGGAACAGAACACCCACATGAAAGTCAACACCGCGTCTCCAATCGCTGCTTTTATAGCACCAAccatttcttttccttcaaaGTTTCACCCTTTTGAAGAATTGGAGAAGTTGTGGCTCTCACACTCAAGTCTCTATCTCTGATGATGCCACCAAAATGCAGAGCAGAGAGAGAAACAGAGgaggaaaaaaactaaaaagggtTTTGTTCGAATGAACGAGTGAGGGAGGTGAGAATTAAGAAAGAATGGATCTTAGGTGTGAAGAGAATCGGAGTGATGACTCACCTAATCAGAGGTAGGTGCAGTCCAACATGGAGTGTGCGTAAGCAAATAAGCTCACACACCCAACCAAAACAACCTGCGATAACAGGTCACAAACCCCGGCTTTggctttgttgttgttctttgtcttaaaaaacaaattcaaataaaaaaacaattaatgattataattgttatttgatGCTTTCTAAAATCTCATGTCGTTTGTCAAATATCAATTTCGCCTCCACTCCTTCTAGAAAATAATCtgtatttttaattgagtttaaTGGGGGCAGCTGTATTAGAATCAACACATGTTAGTTAGGACCTAGGAGTTCAAAGTTCAATAAATTAAtctcttaaaaaaacatttattttccaATTTTACAAACTCATGATGAGTTTCGTCAACAGACAAGTAaattttgttgttcatttttaATAAGGGTGTCAACTTTCCattattcaatttatatatttaattggaaataatattttaataattaattattataaacaattttcttaaatattttgttaagaaaattgataagattaaaattaaacccCAATGGATTATAATACGAATATGAACCATTCATTTCACATATAAGACATTCGTGACTTGAAGGTCCTAATTATAATGATCTCAATTGTCATTATCATATTCAACAATTTCTCAAATTATTTCACTCATCATTGGAGAAACATTTCACCAAAGTTATTGactatgtaattttataatttctttatcaATATCTCAATCAAATCAATCATAATAAAAGTCACACTAATTAAGTAATTATACTTTAATAGAATAcactctttctctcttaaaaagAATACAGTTTTTCTCTTTAACTTATATAATACTAAAGTGTCACctgaaagataaaatgaatcaaatttatTTCACAAGTTTAAAATTAGTCATAAGtcaatttgtaaaaataattcatttaatttcaccaaaaattaattttaatttataagaagaattgaatttattttatgtcattattttttcctgtagttttctttaagaaatttaatttattcaaacaaaaccTAAATGGCTAAATAtccatttaataaataattaattaagttatttattcaaacacacttttaataaataaatagaataattgGATACGGTGATAAAGGAATTTAAGTTACCGCTctcatttaaaagtaaaaaaataaataaacaaataatattaaatgatatgaaattttaattttaaactaatataCAATGAGACGACACTTTTATCCACACACAAAAGTTATATAGGCTTGTAGTCGTGTGCACTATTGCATGATATGTGTATTTGGGAAAGCTATGTTTTGAATAGAAACCTATGGTTTTTATATTCATTGAAGAGTCCAATATTCTAATTATAGTGattataaagataaatttttattagcttaaaatatttttgtatatgataaaacactttttataaTCTTAGTACAGATTCGGTGtagattattatttaaatacacgaaacttaaaaaaaaataaaaagtaacattttaataacaaaatataacactcaatattctttaatttcaatttgcaaaagaaaaaagtaaccCAATGAATAAGTTACAAGTTATGCATCAATGCATCACTACCATCAGTATTTTCTTTAATGTAAATCAATGGCTTAAAACACTTGGAGCATCACACTTTACAAAAGTAATGAAACAGTGACTCAGTTACCAATCCCAATCATCTTATGTTTTAATAGGATTTATGGACGgaaaagggttaagaaaaagCACACATCAATCTGCAGCACGTGGTTCAACATTTCAATCCAATACGTCCttgttttagaaaacaaaagtagACCAATTCTCTATGGTTGACTTTTTTTCCTACATCTTTTTACTGATTTTCTGTTTTCctaattaaagaatttaaattgtttgaaaaactGCCATATAAGAAAGCATATGCCATTTTTATGTAAAAGTAACATCAAACTTTAATTCATAAGAGCTGACACAAAAAATCCTTTAATTCATAAGAGGTTTCAATTCAATGGCTAGCTTAAcaaatttgtatatataaaaagttattgaaagaAGTAACCACCAATAATTGCTTctaaaataacttaatatagTAATACAACATATTCTAAAGATATTAAGTTTacaatatgtaaataaatttgtatattattaaaaaaaatatgtttaaacaaTTACTTGAAGAAAGAAATTTATCATTCATCataatctaaaaaaaagtaattaaatatcaaatccGTACCAATCTCAACCACCTAATATTTCAGAAAGTATTCTAGAAAGTATGGACGGAGAATGGCCAAGATAAGCTCACCATCAGCTGCAGGCTGGTTCAGCATTTGAATGTCACAGGTTATTTAGTATGCGTTTGAATAGAGAGAAAAAGTGTATGCAtccaataattttatattattatttaatcataaaattattatgataaatataataatttttataataattactttaaaaattatattaataataaattataattgaataataatataaaataattttatattatcaggATACCATCGTTAAactcttaaataaatatatgtttgggaggctaaatttaaatgaattattattagataagaaaatattatactcATGAGTTAAATATCGTGTCCCAATCCTATATtgaacatttaattttattttttattcctttcaaaatatactttttaaatttcatttttaaatatgatgATCTGACTTAAcaactcattttaaaaaatctcgaccatttcaaataaaatcccttttatctttattagttttttttatttgtcattttcatctttatttttaggtttaaatatttttttgtcactgcaatttattgcttttttcatttttgtctttacaaaattattattttttgtttaagtcttacaaaatatgtttgttttattttacgtacttgaataattttttaaaagcaagGGGTGTtgtaccaaataaaaaatgtcagTGGTGTGAAgtgaatagaataaaaaaaagaaggtgtGAATAGAATAGGACGGGTCGGCAAAAGATTGGATAGTGAGTATATAAGCCCAATAAAGAGTAATGGGCCGAATAGTTCTAGGATGCAAACTTGACGATCTATGAAGCCTTTTGATGAGAGTTTCattattatgatttaatttaatttgattttgcaGCGACGAGACCACAGTCCACAAGACCCAGAAGCACCACCGCGACCGGCGAATCCAGCCACCGTGTGCGGCTTCGAATTGAGTCCGAGAACGCAGTTAGACAGGTAAACGACgtttaattcataattttaacgCAAACAATAGatccaacaacaaaacaaagatCAAATATGTGATGCTATTATATGTTTGTGTTTTTGCTTTTTAGTTTAGATCCATAGTTGGAGCCACACTATTCAGGCGTTTCGGAAAACCctcgtttttctttttctttggttgTTTTCCGTCGGTTTGCGACGGATCTAGTTCGgattttttagaaagaaaaaaagacgcgatttttttattatttttctctccgACTTTTGTTCTGTTTTTTGGGTCCCCTTAAAAAGTATGGTACTTTGAGTTATTATGTTCTGAATGaagagttttattattttattttaaaaatttctctcaAATTGTGTTCAAATGTTTGCTCACTATGCTATATTGATATCTTCATACATAATCAGTAGAGGCAAACTTATTATAATGTTAAGTAGTTGAGCTGACAAAAAAATGTTCAATAGTTGAGTTTTTTTACTGAGCTGAAAAAGGGGTAACTCGATTTGATTTCTTTGCTAGTTAATGAAGTAGGgtgagttatttatttattgttttatatttgatttttggtAGGTTTATTATGTTGACTACTGTCTACTGagattaagaagattgtcaacTTTGATCCATTGCTTATTTCTTGTTTTGCTTTAGGATGCTGATTTTATTGTTGCTGTGTTGTTATTCTGCACGTGTATGACATTTCTTACTTTCTGAGTGAGTAGTTGAGGAGTATGCATTCTTAAACAGTGAAAACTGAGATTTCAATAATCACTTTAGTGATGTTAGTTTGTTCTGCAAGACTGCAACTAATTTCTTTACATGTTCAAGAATGAATTTACTATCAAAACTCTAAAGTTCATTGACTTTATTCATTGAAATTGAGGGAATGGATTCTGGGAAGGTTACATGGAGCATCTTATgatcttgttttgttttagattatataattttataatactatATAATGTTTCTTGCTGCTATGTGATGTGACTTCAcatcattttcctttttgtctGAATTTACAGGCTTTATATTGAAACTTGAGACTTGAAGGGAAGCTGTTATAATTGGTCAGGTAAAACAATCCTGTTATTTTGTTGTAGAGCCCTGAAGTTTTTTCTTGATTAATGATTAGGGCGTTTAATGAATTTGATCAATTTGTATCTTAGAAAACTCAAATTCTTGACACTTTTCAATTACATTGATCTTCTTATTTGTTACCAAATTGGTTTGAGCATTTAATATTTGACTGCAAAATAGTAATGACAAGTCCGAATTCACTCAAATTCTTGCTGAATGTTTTGTTAAACAGAGGCATGGGGATTTGATAAAAGTAGCTACATATTATGGTTAAGTTCTTTTGCTCTTATTTTCAAAGAAATTTCTTCAGTTTTGAGTTTTTTGTTTCTGTACTTTAGTCTTTTAAGTTCTATAGTAAGCACATGGGCTGCAAGCAGCCTGAGCTTGTCAGCCTAGCTCTTTGAGGATTGCTTATTGGTCTCATAAGTTTTTCTGAGCTAATTAAGTCccactattttgaaaattaagcaAATTTAGTCTCACTACCAAATTTCTTTTACCTAAAACTATCAAATTGTCATTCTTTTATGCAAAATCCTtacaaatttaatcaattaaattgttttaaaccTTCTGCTCAAAATTCACCaaccaaaacaacaacaacaacaacaacaacaacgccttatcccactaggtggggtcggctacatggatcaacttccgccataatgttctatcaagtaccatacttctatccaaatcattaagttcgagatcctttttgataacctctcttatagtctttttgggtcttcctctgcctcgaattgtttgccttctctccatctggtctactctcctcactacagagtctaccggtcttctctctacatgcccaaaccacctaagtctattttccaccatcttctctacaataggcgctactccaaccctttctctaatagcttcgtttctaattttatcctgtcgagtcttaccacacatccaccgcaacatcctcatctccgctacacctactttattctcatgttggctcttgaccgcccaacattctgttccgtacaacatcgccggtcttaccgcagtccgataaaccCTACTATCACATTCTAcaaacttcttcaaattttattaaattttcactaAACTTCTTGCTTCTAAAATCTAAACTTCTAGAATTATTTCATATCCCTTATCCATCTTAAACGCCCAAATATACAGTTAGAAAATGATAATATGAGGGTTTTAGATGAAAGAAAACTGACAGAAAGACctaatttagttaatttaaaaaatagaaggacATAATTGGCTTGTAAAAAACTTGGGGGATCCAAAGTTTCTGTTGCACACACTTTAAACTAAAGCAGCTAAAAGTGCAATTAAgctttattttgaaatgaatTAGGTTCAGGTTAATCTGTGATAAATAGTTTAGTAATTTGGACATAATTGGTGTttccataattttattttattatttcaagcTTATGTTGTACTACATTATAAGAACTAATCAGCTACATGCTGAATTGCTGctgccttttattttattttattttaattttttattctcaaagatatttattcataatttcttATTTGGTTTGTGGTCTTGGTGGACAATAGttgttcaaatttcaaaccatTATGGAAATTAGTTTTATGCTAATCTTTGATATGTTAGTTGAGATAATTGATGTTTCTGTAATTTTGCATTTACTATTTCAAGCTTATGTTACACTACATGGTTTGGACTAATTAGTATGCTACATGCAAAGTTGCTGctgtttttctttcctttttttttaaaaagatgtcAAAGGTAATTATTCATTGGATAAATAACATTGTCCTTCTGCTAGAAATGTTTAAATTACATTGCCCtctctataattttaaaaaattacaatcccCATCCCTAATAGATGAAATGTGCTACTCTTTAGTCCATTTTAATGTAAACAAAGCTCTTGTTGTGAGTAGCTAAGTACCAGCCTCGCAGGAACATTTTTCCTGTGTAACTTTTAGTATCACTTCTAGCTAATTTTAAACATCCTACTATCATCAAACTCCTGTTGTCTTCTGGATTTTACCCAAAATCTCCAATCCAACTTCTAAAGTCTCTTGATAATAAGTATTTAGAAAAGCTGCTACTGGTGCTATGAGTTGCTGAGATAGAGAAAATATGCCTAAGAGGCTTGTTCACACAAACAAACTAAAGCATAACAATTAATCTCAGTAGTAGAGAGAagtgttatttttaaaagaggAGGGAGGGCAGTGTAGTATAAGCATATATTATGGGGAAGGTGAATGTTATTTGCCCTATTTATTGTTCCGTTTAATGAGGACTTATATAATGTGTGATTAAATGTTTGTGTATTTATACAGGCTTTGGATGTTTAAACAATTCTGATCAAGATCCAAGTTTGCCTTCTAATTTTGTCATAGATTTTTCGTTACAGTCTTCCCATGGCGTATCCCTTCTCAGATTTCAAGTACTCAGATGGCCTCACTGTAGTGGGTATCTCCTTCTGCACAGCTATTGTCTGTGAGGCTATCTCATGGGTTCTTATCTATCGGACCAATTCTTACAAAAACCTTAGGTCCTCCATTGACAAAGCCTCCAAGAAACTTGAGACCATGAAGACAGACAGCaataaaatcaacatcaagaagTCCAAGACCAAAAAAATTGACCGTGTTGAGACAAGCCTCAAAGAATCGAGTCGCGACTTGTCTCTCTTCAAGTTCAAGTCTGGGGGTGTGGTGGCTCTGGTTCTCTTTGTGGTCTTTGGGTTGCTGAATTCGCTCTTCGAAGGCAAGGTAGTTGCCAAATTGCCCTTCAAACCTTTTGGGCTTATTATGAAG
The Glycine max cultivar Williams 82 chromosome 16, Glycine_max_v4.0, whole genome shotgun sequence genome window above contains:
- the LOC100499752 gene encoding uncharacterized protein LOC100499752, coding for MAYPFSDFKYSDGLTVVGISFCTAIVCEAISWVLIYRTNSYKNLRSSIDKASKKLETMKTDSNKINIKKSKTKKIDRVETSLKESSRDLSLFKFKSGGVVALVLFVVFGLLNSLFEGKVVAKLPFKPFGLIMKMSHRGLQGNDPTDCSMAFLYFLCSISIRTNLQKFLGFAPPRGAGAGAGLFPMPDPKTS